One genomic window of Corticium candelabrum chromosome 21, ooCorCand1.1, whole genome shotgun sequence includes the following:
- the LOC134196236 gene encoding uncharacterized protein LOC134196236 has product MAHPWSKDTIKGASTTCGYAATKREARKEVKYRKESLPDGSKPFVTPLVFEHFGRWGPKAEEFLNELAKKSKDMLGRKNEAAFRSYWRRRFSVIIQKCNSRVVLRKLSRLSLNCLDGQDKLEMDKAIHSSIH; this is encoded by the coding sequence atggctcatccctggagcaaagataccatcaagggagcgtccacgacatgtggatatgcagcaacaaaacgagaggcaaggaaggaagtaaagtatcgcaaagaatcattaccagatggttctaagccttttgttactcctctggtgtttgaacactttggtcgttggggacccaaagcagaggaatttttaaatgaacttgcaaagaagtccaaagacatgctgggaaggaaaaatgaagcagcgtttagaagctattggagaagaagattttctgtgattattcagaaatgtaacagtagagttgttttaagaaagctatctaggctttcattgaattgtttggatggacaagacaagctagagatggacaaagccattcatagttctattcattaa